Part of the Pseudomonas sp. M30-35 genome is shown below.
CCGTTCTGCGCCTGTGTCGATCTTTGCCACTTACACCGGCAACAAAGAACTCGAAGCACTGCTTGAAAACGCCGTGCAATCGTCCGGCTTTTACTTTTCATCAACGCCCACGACCATTCGGATTAGCTCGCAACAGATCCCGGAATCGCCCGACCTGATTACCGAAGTTATTCAGCTGCAGAACCTGCAGGCTGATTTTGCAGTGCAATCGATTCGCGATGTACTTGCCTCACGCCGCGACACTGAAAGCCAAAACGGCAATCAGGTCATGGTCACACCATCACCCACCACGAACGCCATCATCGTCACCGCCACCAAACCCCAGCTTGAGGCTATACGCGGGGTCATTAAAGAGATCGATCAACCACGCAGGCAAGTTGAAATTACTGCAGTAATCGCCGAGCTGTCTGATGATGACTTTACAGCGCTCGGACTAAACATTGGCGGTTCAACTGATCATGTGGATTTGGCCGGGGCATCACTGCGGCCTAGTGATCGGTCTGATTTAGGGTTTAGCCTGACCTTTACCGGCCCGACCATTTCAGCCTTCCTGCAGGCCATCAAAACCAGCGGCAACAGTCGGCTACTTTCAACACCGCAATTGCTCACCCTCAACCGCGAATCCGCTTCCATCGTTGTTGGCCAGAACGTCCCGTTTATTACTGGGCAAACCACCAGCGGTTCCACGCCGGCATCAGATCCGTTTCAAACCATCGTCCGCCAAGATGTGGGCGTGTCCCTTGAGGTTACACCGTTTATAACCCCGTCCAACTCCATCGAGCTGCAGGTTAACCAGTCGGCCTCTAGTGTTTCGGATGATAAGACCGCTGCAGACATCATCACCAACACCAGAAGGGTGTTAACGCGGGTGCAATTGAAAGATGGGCAAGGGGTGTTGTTGGGTGGTCTCAGGTCGCAGCAAGAAGACACCTCAACCGCCGCCATCCCGATCCTGTCGGATATTCCCTATCTAGGTCGGCTCTTTCGGTCTGAGTCCAAGCGCACCCGCACTACCAACCTTGTCGTCCTGCTCACGGCCCGTATTCACGATATGCGCGATTCTGTGCTTGTGCCTAACGACATGAAGCCTTTCGTTGATCTTTCGCTCTGGCAGCTCGGCAGCGGTTCGGGCGCAGCCCGTGACACTGCCGAGCGCGCCAAGAGCGCCCGGTGACGTCCCTGTAACACGTCATATAAATCAGAAAAGAAGTGGCCAATAGTGGTCAATGCTGGAGAAACGCAAATTGAAACCACAAGATCAAATCAGGTTGAACAACGACGGTTACGAGTCTGCAACCGGTAGGCTGTTTGCTGACCGTGGAAACGGTCGAATCACAGACCTTTCAAAAGTCCGTTTGCTTCGTTGTGGTGTGGATACGGTTCGCCAGTTGTATCGGGGGCTGATCCGTCCGCACATCATGGCGCTGTTTGAGGTGCCGGGATCAATTGTCGATTTCGCTGGGCAACGTTGGCACTCGGGACGGGTAGGGCGTGACTCTGGCTATCAGTACAAGCTGCAAAACGCTGACCTTGGCCTGATTTTGCTGATCAAGAACTTCAATGCCAAGCTTGAAAGCGCTGGGCCTCACTTGAAAATTGAGGTTTCACCGCACGCAATCGACAACCTGTCACCTGAACGTCTGCAAGCACGCTTGGACTACTACGCCGAGCACATTCTGAGTAACGTTGAAATCAATCAGTGCGCCGTCCATTTGGCCTTAGACCTTCAAGGCTGGACACCTCCAACCGATTTGGTTGCCCGCATGCACTGCCGTGCCCGGACTCACCGTGATATCTCGGGCATCAATGAAATCAACTGGGCCACTAAGTCCAGTGTGTATGGACGTGGCGAAACGTCGATGTTTGGCTCAGCTAACGGTGTTCAGTTGTGTATCTACAACAAAACCGAACAAGCCCGAGCTACTGACAAGCTCGACTATTGGGAAAGCGTTTGGAAGCGTCGTGACAGCTTCGACGATAACGACCCGGACAACTACGACCCAAACCAAGACGTATGGCGCATCGAGCTGCGTTACCACCACTCAATAATCCAGCAATTCGCCAGCGGCTCTGTCGATCTGCAAAGCGGCTCAGTTATCGACACCAGTAGCTTTGCGGCGTTCTCTGGCCACTTAGACGGGCTTTGGCGCTATGGGTTGAGCCAATTCAAATTGCTATGCCGTCCGGGCTATTTCGAGCCGTTCTGGACGCTCATTCGTGAGGACGTAAAAGTGGATATTGAAGCCGATTCGCTACTCGATGACACCGAGTACAAGCGTTACTACAAGACCTCCCGTGGCTTTTCGGGTAAGAACGTTGAGCTTTTCTTGGGAAACTTCGTAAGCCTACTGGCAAGGGAGCAGGTGGGCGCAAAAAAGGCGTTTGATCGTCTGAAAGAATGGGAATGCTGGCCGGTAATACGCGATCACTACGCGGCCAAGGGTATGAGCGAACGGGATCTGTATAAGCACATCAAGGCGTTACTTGAGGAACGTCATGTTCGTTGGGGTAGGGCGGTTTAATGGCGATTGATCAACAGCCAGATGGTCGCTGGAAAGTCGATATAGAGCCAGTCAAGGGCAAGCGCTTTCGCAAGACCTTCAAGACCAAAGGCGAGGCTCAACGGTTCGTCTCGTACTGCAGGGCTAAGGTTGTCGAAACGCCGGTTTGGAACCCTCGTCCCACTGATGCTCGGCGTCTTACTGGGCTTATTGACGCTTGGTTTGAGCTGCACGGGCACTCATTGCGCGATGGTCAACGTCGCAAGGCCAAACTCGATCTGGTGGCTAAGCGCTTTCGCAACCCATTGGCAGCTAAGTTAGATCCGCAGGTCTACGCCAACGACCGACGCAAGCGGCTCGCTCAAGGCGTATCACCCAAGACGCTGAACAATGAACTTGGCTATCTGCGCTCTGTGTACAACGAATTGTCTAGGCTGGGAGTTATCACCTATGCAAACCCACTCGCCCAGGTCAAACCGCTGCAGATCCAAGAGCGTGAGCTTTCATGGCTGACCTCTGAGCAAATAACCGAGTTGCTGCAGGCAATTAGCAGTGGTTGTGATAATCCGCATGTCGAGATCATCACACTGATCTGCTTGGCTACAGGTGCTCGATGGTCTGAGGCTGAGAAACTCAAGTCTACTGGGCTGCGTAACGGGGTGATTACATTCAGCGGAACCAAGAGCGGTAAGGTTCGCTCTGTGCCTATCACCAAAGAGCTAGAAGCCAAGATCGTCCGTCATTGGAAGCAACACGGACAACCTAACTCGTCCATCACTTCGTTTCGGCGTGCTTTGGCCAGAACTTCAATCAAGCTCCCGAAAGGGCAGGCCGCCCACTCCCTGCGGCACACCTTCGCCAGCCACTTCATCCAGAACGGCGGAAATATCCTGACCCTGCAGAAGATCCTTGGTCACTCCAGCTTGGCTATGACCATGCGCTATGCACACCTTGCGCCGGATCATCTGCAGGATGCTGTGCTACTCGGTCCGCTTATTTTGCGAGAGGATTATTGATTTGTTACGTTGCATCACTGGGCGAAGGGGGGCTTGAGCTTCTTGCTTTATGAATTACAAAGGTTGCGACGTATGTTGCCATCATCAGGAGCGTGCCAGCTATGAGGATGAGAGCTAACCCCAAAGGTGTAAATAGAAATTTAGTAATGGCATCCAATTTCGGCTTTTCTGGATTTAGAGTCGTATCGGAACTTCTGGCGCGCATTCGTACCTGCATATCAACCTTCATTGCTCCATAAGCTTTACGCTCTATGTTTTCAGCGACTCTACTTTTTGGAGTCTCCACGAATGTTTCTTTGTAAAGTGCCATCGCGTCTTCACAGTAGTAGTTCGTGTTGGCGTCATTGGCCTTTTCTGCGCTTATGCAGAGGTCAAGGTAGTCTAATACCTTCCAGTCCCAGTTATACGTTCTGGCTTCATTCACCTTCATACGGAAGGCGTCTGAGCTGTCGGAATATATTTTGACCTGGCTAAAGGTATATAGATTAAGGCTTCCCAGCGTAATGACGCCTACGGCTGCTAGTAGTAAAAGCCTACTCCACATCCAATTGGACGCTTTTATGACTAGAGTGATAATCAGCGTTCCTACGTATTTTGCTTCCTCGATCCTGTCTTTAATCCCGCTCACTATCTCACCCTGATAAATCGCTTAAGGAATGCCCTTAGCGTTTAGAGTTCGAATAGTAGCAATGTAGTGGCACTCTCTCAATGTCGACACTTTTTCGACACCTAACACCCAGAAAGCAAAAAGCCCCTGAAAATCACTAGGAAATTCAAGGGCTTATCGTGTTGCAAATGGTGGAGCCGGGGGGATTTGAACCCCCGTCCGCCAGTTCTCCGCTGTCGGTTCTACATGCTTAGCCGTGTCTATTAAGTTAACCCTTGGCCGCCCGACGGGCAGGGTGCTTTGGGCGAGTTGTGTAAGTTTTAGCCACTTCGTCCACAACGTACTACGCGGCGATTCTGTTCTATATGACAATCATTTCGGGTTTACAGACATCCCCTAATGATTGCTGGAGCCGAAGCTACCAGAAGTGCGACTAGGCTGCTTACGCAGCTAGTTGAGCACCGTAATTGTCATCATTGGCAATTATAAAGTTTGCAACAGTGGATTTACGAGTTCTGTTACCCACTCGGCATGCCCCTCGAGTTTCGCTACCGGCGTCGAATCCTAATCGGCCCCGAAACTGTGGTGCGTCTTTACGACCCCTCTAGTGTACGACAAAGCGCCTGTGTGCGTCGACCGCCAATACTTCGATTGCTGAGTCGCCCTGCCTGATGCATGTATGATGGCGGTTGCTAGACATTGGGTCTTCGGGAAGAGGCAAGTGTATGTCATCACGGGTATCGCCATATCCATTGCGCCAGTGGATATGGCGGGCATTTGTACAGAGCTCGCTGATTCCGCTGGTGCTGGTCGAGTGCGTGCTAATTGCTGTTTACATGCTAAGCAATTCGGCCATACGAGAAGCTCAAGTGGGCTACCTGCGCGACAGTGCGCTTAGCCAGTTGTCGACTTCCGTTGACCGCGAGCGGCAGGTTATCGAAAGCCGGCTACGAGGCGTGCAGGTTCAGGTTGAGCTATTGCGTGATGCTGCTCAGCAAGCGCTGTTGGATAAGGACTTCAAACCTGATGAAGTCGAGCGAAACCGTTACAGAACCAGCCCGGAAGGGATTTACTATTCAGAACCAGACCTTGGCCGCGCTTCATCCTTCTATTCGAATCTGACCCCACTGCAGCAGCAGGATCATGACAAGGTCCTGCGTTTATCTCAGATTGACCCGCTTCTGCGCTCCATTCACGCTGCGAATTCGACCGTGGCAGCGGCGTATTTCAATACGTGGGACAGCTACAACCGGATTTACCCCTCTATCGATTCACTTGCGGTCTACCCGCGTGACTTCGACATGACCAAGTTCAGTTTCTACTACAAGGCTGATGCCGCGCATAACCCTGAGCGCAAAACGGTCTGGACCGATATTTATCTCGATCCTGCGGGCCAAGGCTGGGTGATGTCGGCTATTGCACCGGTGTACCGGGGTGATTT
Proteins encoded:
- a CDS encoding type II secretion system protein GspD translates to MITERKRMAASAFLSSLSMATVLAINPSQCQAEERVELYDATLQDFVEWSAVQLKKSVVVGSDIRSAPVSIFATYTGNKELEALLENAVQSSGFYFSSTPTTIRISSQQIPESPDLITEVIQLQNLQADFAVQSIRDVLASRRDTESQNGNQVMVTPSPTTNAIIVTATKPQLEAIRGVIKEIDQPRRQVEITAVIAELSDDDFTALGLNIGGSTDHVDLAGASLRPSDRSDLGFSLTFTGPTISAFLQAIKTSGNSRLLSTPQLLTLNRESASIVVGQNVPFITGQTTSGSTPASDPFQTIVRQDVGVSLEVTPFITPSNSIELQVNQSASSVSDDKTAADIITNTRRVLTRVQLKDGQGVLLGGLRSQQEDTSTAAIPILSDIPYLGRLFRSESKRTRTTNLVVLLTARIHDMRDSVLVPNDMKPFVDLSLWQLGSGSGAARDTAERAKSAR
- a CDS encoding tyrosine-type recombinase/integrase, with the translated sequence MAIDQQPDGRWKVDIEPVKGKRFRKTFKTKGEAQRFVSYCRAKVVETPVWNPRPTDARRLTGLIDAWFELHGHSLRDGQRRKAKLDLVAKRFRNPLAAKLDPQVYANDRRKRLAQGVSPKTLNNELGYLRSVYNELSRLGVITYANPLAQVKPLQIQERELSWLTSEQITELLQAISSGCDNPHVEIITLICLATGARWSEAEKLKSTGLRNGVITFSGTKSGKVRSVPITKELEAKIVRHWKQHGQPNSSITSFRRALARTSIKLPKGQAAHSLRHTFASHFIQNGGNILTLQKILGHSSLAMTMRYAHLAPDHLQDAVLLGPLILREDY